A region from the Tigriopus californicus strain San Diego chromosome 9, Tcal_SD_v2.1, whole genome shotgun sequence genome encodes:
- the LOC131886974 gene encoding uncharacterized protein LOC131886974, whose protein sequence is MKQVILSSLFYLWTLPGLGQGFDLVDHSPETSLHPTDSDVELFCLVDEPYTFCSWRFGDHSCHHAADNDVTGTNCKISDKITWNVDGTKCGIVIAGVSQEERGQFTCSLTLEGPEVQSLNVKMSIDVAFPSEVAFTQKFEDDSDIGVIAGDQEIVGCHASDGFPKPSIRVALGVEPDTIDEENDVNLVEAEVGSDSSENDDGTINVVQYFKFTPTIEDCGHFIKCEAVQYNPAGEVIFESGPNVIARKIKVLYPPQPLQEPLEDLHYSINEPFLDLQVVFMASPAPSNNQVIWNINPGTYEDTDSTVIQAGDLASLKYEAFPLNSTGHTNVATLRIFNPTSEDAEYIYNLEATNGIGENKYNLNLVAHLNEEDVFIDQASQTSRPDYQPSDEDDTPKTAGMASGSIAGICIVIVLIIIIIVFVIFAKRKNKCCFAKKQSDPEKNPEAEAMNTQEGDQKKLEPDEKVPHPN, encoded by the coding sequence ATGAAACAAGTGATCTTGAGCTCCCTGTTTTACCTATGGACCCTGCCTGGCCTTGGACAGGGATTTGACTTGGTTGATCATTCACCGGAGACTAGTCTCCATCCGACCGATTCGGACGTGGAACTTTTCTGCTTGGTGGATGAGCCCTACACCTTTTGCTCGTGGAGGTTTGGCGATCATTCTTGTCACCATGCAGCGGACAACGACGTGACCGGTACCAATTGCAAGATCAGCGACAAGATCACATGGAACGTGGATGGAACGAAGTGCGGTATCGTCATTGCGGGCGTTTCCCAGGAAGAAAGAGGACAGTTCACATGCAGCCTGACTCTGGAAGGACCGGAGGTGCAAagtttgaatgtcaaaatgtcGATCGACGTGGCTTTCCCGTCTGAAGTGGCTTTCACTCAAAAGTTCGAAGACGATTCGGATATTGGCGTGATTGCTGGCGACCAAGAGATTGTCGGTTGTCATGCTAGCGATGGCTTTCCCAAACCTTCGATTCGAGTGGCATTGGGGGTTGAACCCGACACTATTGACGAGGAGAACGATGTCAATTTGGTCGAGGCCGAGGTCGGGTCCGATTCGTCGGAGAACGACGATGGAACAATCAATGTGGTCCAGTATTTTAAGTTTACGCCGACCATCGAAGATTGTGGCCATTTTATCAAATGCGAGGCTGTTCAATACAACCCTGCAGGCGAGGTCATTTTTGAGTCAGGACCCAATGTGATCGCACGCAAGATTAAAGTTCTCTATCCTCCGCAACCCTTACAAGAGCCATTGGAGGACCTTCACTACTCCATAAACGAGCCTTTCTTGGACCTACAAGTCGTGTTCATGGCCAGCCCCGCTCCTTCAAATAACCAAGTGATTTGGAATATCAATCCTGGAACCTATGAAGATACTGACTCCACGGTCATTCAAGCTGGCGATCTCGCGAGTCTCAAATACGAGGCATTTCCTCTGAACTCGACTGGCCATACGAACGTTGCCACTCTACGGATATTTAACCCCACTTCCGAAGATGCTGAGTATATCTACAATCTTGAAGCTACAAATGGGATTGGTGAAAATAAGTATAATTTGAATCTTGTGGCACACCTCAACGAGGAGGATGTTTTCATTGATCAGGCCTCTCAGACCTCCAGGCCTGACTATCAACCATCCGACGAGGATGACACTCCCAAGACCGCTGGTATGGCAAGTGGAAGCATCGCAGGGATCTGCATTGTCATCGTCCttatcatcataatcataGTGTTTGTTATCTTTGCTAAAAGGAAGAACAAGTGTTGCTTTGCCAAAAAACAATCAGATCCAGAGAAGAACCCAGAGGCCGAGGCCATGAATACACAGGAAGGTGACCAAAAGAAACTGGAACCTGATGAGAAAGTTCCACATCCAAATTAA